A single genomic interval of Dysidea avara chromosome 8, odDysAvar1.4, whole genome shotgun sequence harbors:
- the LOC136263793 gene encoding uncharacterized protein encodes MSNYPMCCLLSRASIQQSTQESPFYLMYGRDPVLPTEVMLRPPPECFNIDVDDYVHEVTQRMSHAWEAAQVNVKKAQKKQKLYHDQKAKEPHILEGDRVFLYDPAAKIGKAYKFARPFKGPYRVKKLLPNEAELLLISEPNAPSIRVALNRVRQCPKEIGDSSRETTSEELLDSDEVLDTSMLQMESQDTDASVLESGHVSGSCNDLRRSSRIASQGCDE; translated from the coding sequence ATGTCCAACTACCCTATGTGTTGTTTGCTTAGCAGGGCTAGTATTCAGCAGTCCACTCAAGAGAGTCCTTTCTACCTTATGTATGGCAGAGATCCTGTCCTGCCAACTGAGGTTATGCTCAGGCCTCCACCTGAATGTTTCAACATTGATGTAGATGACTATGTCCATGAAGTAACCCAGAGGATGTCCCATGCATGGGAAGCAGCTCAAGTTAATGTGAAGAAGGCTCAGAAGAAGCAGAAACTGTATCATGATCAGAAGGCTAAGGAACCACATATTTTAGAAGGAGATCGGGTGTTTTTATATGACCCAGCTGCCAAAATTGGTAAGGCTTACAAGTTTGCCAGGCCCTTTAAGGGACCCTACAGAGTTAAGAAGCTTCTACCAAATGAAGCTGAATTGTTATTGATTAGTGAGCCTAATGCTCCAAGCATTCGAGTGGCATTAAATCGTGTCAGACAATGTCCAAAAGAAATAGGTGATTCCTCAAGGGAGACTACTTCTGAAGAATTACTTGACAGTGATGAAGTCCTTGACACTAGTATGTTACAGATGGAAAGTCAAGATACAGATGCATCTGTATTAGAATCAGGACATGTCAGTGGCTCTTGTAATGACTTACGACGAAGCTCAAGGATAGCATCACAGGGATGTGATGAATGA